The Lathyrus oleraceus cultivar Zhongwan6 chromosome 5, CAAS_Psat_ZW6_1.0, whole genome shotgun sequence genome includes the window CTCATAAGCTTAATCTCCTATAATTTGTAAAAATTTGTATATCTCCCTTATTCTTATAAATTGGAACTAAAATGTTTCTTCTCCCATCATCTAGCATCTTTTTTACCACATAATTTCATTAAAGAGTTCAGTTACTCACTCAATATCTCTATCTAAAAAAAATCCACACTTCAATAGTAAATATGTTGTTTGCCTCAATCATCTTACGTCTAACAATTATTTTCAACGcttatttataaatttatttgATGAAAATAGTTATATAATGTATGTGGAAAACTAGAAGCAAGAAACAAAAGCTAGCCTAACAACTAGGAAGAATAAGCTATACGGAAATCATACAATTTGGAGATTGTAGCTATAAGAAATAAAAGCTAGCCTAACAATTAGGAGGAATTAGCTATAAGGAAATCATACAATTATTTGGCAATAGTATTTTAGTAACCATAGCATGGATTTTCTAATAATCATTGGCATGCATTATtatgaaaaatgcaaaaaaaaaaaaattatataattattcCATCTTTCATCTTGTAATTGAGCCACTTATATTGTCTGCTCCATATAGAACCTTTTCTATCAAAAACTACTGAATGATGGCAAATCTAGTGAAGCTTTTGCAATGGACTTGTATTCTTCAAGTTTCTCCATTTCCACTGACCCAAGTTTCTGTTACAAATAAAAGGCTGTGAGTTTTTTTTCTTTCAACTCCGAAAATTAGTGTCCTGGTTAATATCATACTGTAATCCATTCATCAAAATATTACCATTACCTTGTTATCCCATGCTCTTATGTAGCCAACAAGACAGATTTGCATCTGCTGCTCAGATTTAATGTCGGTGTTTGCATCAATAAACCAAACATTCTGCAAAATTAGTCCCCATAATGTGCATTAGTTAGTTAATATTAATTTGACACACTCGTGGTTTATCATGTATATTGCTCACTTTAGATATTATGCATCACCAAAGAATCAAAGAAGAAATTGTTTAGTAATATAATTGAGAACTCACTGCTTTTTTGTAGGAAACACTTGACAAGTCCAAACTAATGCTAACCAATGTCTTGAAGTTCGTATCTGTATCGACTTTGGCCCAACCGAAGTAAATCCCAACAACTTGATCAGGAATACCAAATGCTACATTCTCTGGATTAAGGAATTCAACTATGTTAGAACGAATACCAGGTTAAACTATTTTTAAAAATGAAACTTAGAGATTAAATGCAGTGTTTTAAAAACAGAACAGGACAGTTCAACCCATTGAACCTTGAACAGGAAATTATTACGGATAGGTTAATTTGGCATTTTGATTGTAGGTTCTTCCCGGTTTGAGTGGTTTGAGACAGTCGAACCATGGCTCAGAGATTTCTCCGGTTCGGTTTTTAAAACATGACTATGTCAGCCACTTTGTATATGTTAAAACTAATCAATAAAGgattaaaaaaaattgtatatGTGAAAACTAAGTTTATGAATGAAATGAGAAAAAGTTAGGAGTTTCAAAAACCTTTGGTTTCGAGGAGAGATCCTGTAACATACAAACCACTCAGATGAATTGGCTCAATAGGCAGTGTGTTATCAACCCCTGCCATTATTAATTTGAGAAATTACTACGATAAGAGAACACATTATTAATTATTGAAATTCCTAAACATATTTAAGAATTAATAGGGACATTACAATCATCAAAAGGTGGAAGGCCCCATAGCTCAGGTTGAAACTCTAAAAGTGAATTATGAGTAACATTTGCCAGCTTACAACAATCCGATTCGCCGCGAGACGGCACTGCGACTATCTTCATTTTTGCAGCATGAGCTGCTTTGACACCAACCCTGTTAAAGGACATTGCAGAACATATTTGTTACAAAAATATGATTATTACACGAGAGAAATCCAAGTGGCTGGAGAACAAGAAATGACTCATTCAGAGTGCTGCAGAGATTCTGGAAGACTTACAAGGAATCTTCAAACACAAGGCAGTTCATTGCATTTACACCCATTCTCTTGGCAGCTTCTTCAAACCTGTAACAATTAGACTTGGTTACTTGGTTACAAATATGATGAAACTGGTAGAGTATAAATTATAATTCACTCAGAAATGGACATTTCTACTAAACAATAGACTGAGAAAAGTAGGGAAACTTTGGGAGATCTTGAGGAAAAGCTATATAATCCATTATTTAGTTATAATCATAAAATTTTAAATTGCGGTCGCAGATGCTGTTAATTTATTAGGCATCTAATAATTCACATTTCTCCTATTTTCTCTCTAAAATGCATATCTATCTTACCATCAATTCTCTATTACTTTCAAACATCTCTAATCTTTAAAAATACTCTCTAAATCTATGTTGGAGAGAAAAAGGaagatataaaaaataatatgaGACCCAATGCGGCCGTTGTGCCCCATTATGTTGCGGTCATTATGGCATTGGGATTTGAATTTTACTATGATTTACATTCAAAATACAGTCGCAGGCGAATGTGATCGCAGACACTGCCGTAATCATAGTATTGAAACCGCATCCGCAATTTAAAACACTTGTCGGGACAGGGAATCTTACAAATCTGGAGCAGGCTTCCCAAATTTAACCTGGTCATTTCCTAGAATTACAGAGAAGCTTTCTGTCCAACCTACAAAAATCAATTTTATCAACTATCAAATATATAATTTTAAGTTAGAAACTACCTATCAAGTGTTTCAACTTATTAATCTTAAAGCTGAAATTATCCTAATCATCTAGTGCATGTTTGAATTTGCATTGAGTTTGATAAAATCACATCGAGTTGCAAAAACTCATACATGAAAAACAAATACAAATAGCTGTAAAGTACCTTTATGGTAAAGAATTTTTGCATATATGTATTCTCTCAAGGAGTTTGAAGCAAGAGCCATCGGTACGCCATTTTTCACAAAATGTTTGATGATTCGATTAGCACCAGGCAATGCTTTGGCGTCTCTCCACCTAAATCAATTCATGAATTGAAAAAGAAGAATCCTTGAATGTCAGTATCCCTAAACCCTAAATCCTAAACCTAACAATAAATATGAAGTGTTACCTTTGAATATAGAGAGGGTTAATTTCTTGAATGAATTGGTCAGGTGTTAATGAGAGTTGATAATCCTTAACAATTAAAGCTGCTGATTCCTTCTGTGTCATCCCTAACCTCTTCTTTTCTTCCCTTTCCTTATTCACTTCCTTCCCATACTTTCCCAAAAACTCATTCAACAAACCCCTTGTAACCCTTTCTGCACACACCAATCATCAACACAAATTCAATATTCATAAATGAAAAACAACAAAATTTCAGCAACAAGAGAGAAAAACAAATAGAAATACCAGTATCGAGAAGTGTGCCATCTAAGTCAAAAATGACAGCCAAAATATTGGATTCATTGTTGCAGCCATTGATCTTGCAACAGTTGCTCATGGCAGTAACAAAGATGAGATTGGAATTGGTGGATTATTGAAGGATAATGAATAATGTGTGGTGACATGAAGCATAAACTGTGAGTGATAGTTGATTTGATTATATAGTGTTTGCGTCATGAAGCAGCATGTTCTTGCGGATATTCCATGGAAATGAAAGAGTTTGAAGCGTTAGGGTTTGTTTCATTGAGTTTGTAAAACTACTCTATAAAACgatttttaaaaactgttttttTTAAAAGATAATAAAAAATAATTGTTTGATCATTCTATTTTTAAAAACTAAATTATGCTTTATAAAATTGACTTTTTAGAGAGAAAAAAGAATATATATTGataatataaaattattttttattgtCAATCAATCAAAATGATAATATGGTAGattaataattttttattgaATAAAAAATGTATTACCTTTAATCTTTTATTTtaagagaaaaaagaaaataacattataaaataattttatattgTCATTTAATCAACAATATGTATCTTGTCTAAGATATTGCGCTCACATTGTAAAATAAAAATAGTTGTACATGTCGTCTAATAAAGATTCATCATTCAGTCAAGCCATGTCAAATAATTAATTTACAAATATCAAGATGACTTGGTAGAATACATGATGGTGATTGGTTGATAATGTAAAAACTAATTTACATTGTTGGTGCATATTTTTTTCTCCCTGCCAAATCAcatttatattttaaaattaagttGATGATATAACATATTAATGAATTTTTATTAAATGACATTGTTAATGGATACATCATGTTGTTCTTCAGGGTGTCAAATCTGTATATTGTGCAGGTTGTTCCAAGAGATCCACCGAAGCCAACTCATCAGGAGATACTAGAGGAGAAACAAACACGGTTAGATCATGCTCATGATGTCTTGCCTAGATGTCGTCGCATAATTGAGATTGCACAGGCAGACAATGACAGAGATAACTTCCCTGATTGGTCTGAGGTGAGGCAAGTCCTAAATGTCATTATGACGGAGACATGAAAGACACTGAATAGAAATTATTTTTTATTCtcagaatttttttattttttatttccatttttttaaaaatatttttttttcaattttttttattttttggaataatttgttttttaagtttttttttcattttcagaatataattttattattttttttttttgatattttttttcttttttctgaatatttgttagtctttttttttaaaaaaaaatgtttttttttatgttttttaaattttaaaagatttttttttaaaacctcataaaatttatttatatttttaaatttaaaaattaatattaatttaaagaaaataaaatttaaattaaattaaataattttgattaaaatcaaaACCTATTTAGAATCGGTTTTAAATCGGTTCGgaattttaaattgatttttgTGAGAAATGGTTTGATTTATAAACCATAACCATAAAAATAGTTTGGTTCATATTAAATGGTTATCCATACACATCCCTAACAGTACCAGAGGACGAGGGGTAGTGAACGTCGAGGAGTACAAGGAGGCAGAGGAGTTGTAGTCTAACATATGCAGAAGTATATAGTAGTTGTACTTTTGATTCATTATggattgtattttatttttacttCATTCTACTTTATAGTGTATTTTGACTATATTTGTATATGTCATTTTTGGACCATCTGGATTTATATGGTATTTTTTACGTATAGATTGTAATGTTATAATCTTGTCACATAACAAGATTCTTAACATTTATAAAGCATTACGTTCATTTGATAAACCATAAAACAAATATAATTTGAACTATTATGATAGgtttcggagatgcatctccgtaaatCTTAAACGAGGATACATCTTTGGAATAATAAATATGTAAAATGTCTTCTAAGTGAGATACATGAGGTATGTTTTAAAGTATTTCGGATATGCATCTTCAGATTAGTTAACGTTTTGATTTAAGACAAGATGCATTCGAATATTCATTTCCGAAATTTAAGAGACATTTTGAATTTTTCCACCTTATAAGATGAGATAAGAAATTTCCTAAGGGATCTAAATTCTTTTTTAATTCAACCCGCGTTAAAATATATCGCTCATGGTTCGATCCAATAAACGAAACTCATTTTTCCGGGTTAACATGTTGAGGACATTAAGAAAATGTATAATATTTAGCCGAGAAAAAGTTTCATATAATTACACAAATATCATTAATGAAAAGTGAGTTTTCTGATGTTTCCAAAACTTTATTGAAAAGTAGAACACCAAAAAGATGTTTCCcttttagaattttttttttaaatatccaaaattttaaaaaaaatttcaaaattaaccattttttcaaaaaaattacacaaatgggcaaaatttgccctaattgtgtacataggcgccaccctagttggcgcctacccttaatgggtagggcaagtcgccactaggggtggcgcctatgcccaatcccttttttttttttttttttttttttttttttaaatgttttattaattttttttttaaattttttttttttaaatattagatatttgataaatatattttttttataaatatattaatttatattaacacttatatataaataaaattattacaagatatatatatattaatttatatatatattaatttatatataaatatatatatatatatattaatttaatttataaacaattaatattatacacatttaattaatatatataaatatttatttacaagatatatatatatatatatatatatatatatatatatatatatatatattaatttatatatattaatttaatttataagtaaataatattatttataaatttttgggagaattagggttaggtagactggtgtacaacccagatcttttcctataaataaagtgttatttccttgcattttcttcaccactgtTTCCTACCACCTTCtgtatcaagttgagttcatggcatccccaagaccgtcgtcatggcagcgaacatcatcaaggcgcccggatcctgaaccagtaatcttaaaaagggatgggcatgttattttctcgcctttgaaacccccaatggagatgaaattttggaacatccgttcgttggaccaactaaaaaggtccttgatgtcttggttagagggagattaccaacctggtgaagtcatcagaaggattcagaggcttagaacaaggttctcatttgaaactggagaaacgatacgctggtgggttgaagttgaaagcgacattgattgcatccaaatgatgcatggatcagacgacatagtgttaactgttgtaatttcttagattttaatggttgtttgtcatgttgttgttgtatttgttattgttctagtacttgttcttgttttagtacttgtttttgttccagtatttgtttttgttttagtaattggtgttgtaatgttagatgtttgtgtttgttgttcaagtgtcatcttctatttggaataaaaggtaaactttaatttaaaatgattttggtacacagatttatgaaattgaaaactaagttgtggaactagatccacgatatggacatttgttcttattatgccctagttgtctacatatgctacacttcctctgcattttctctgcgacgtccatttcagttctaatgcgcctgctatttgggcgaccacttttattccgccgcatcgattcgttgtgccaaacaatttccccgtcatactctggccaatacgcctccaatgctaccaccggaaagggattgtcgtatacattgagcaatgttgcaactttgtagattggagacactagcgataatgcatcgaagtggctgtgtgaacacgctgcaatgacatgggaacaaggcatacgatacgcctgaaattgaccacagtcgcaccaacggtctggtattaggaccctatactcttgtctgggcagcccttggttgtggtcaattgtttccttgacactgaaagtgtggccatggcggtcgaattccgtaacccgatggctgctggctttggcagattcctgcctcataaacttcatacaggcatcactatatacctgactcgtctgcaacacttcattccagcgcctgcctcttgttacgaacaacgttgccatccgaaaatacgtcgcactcaccaatgcggttaccgggaggttacgtatgcccttaaacacgccgttcattgatggggaacaggcatgcatggtAAAACTTGACCAccaagtcttcaccaccaagtctcagagattcccacgcatgccttacacgtgtcacacccttgaatgcaacactcccacctagtctgtactaatgcatgtcaacctatccacctagcctgagcttagtctcagagattcccatgcagTTGTTTTGGACTTTTTGTACTTTTATAACACATATACGCCAATTAGTATGGCGTAACTAAATGAAGTATTCAATTTAAAGTTgtaataaaacataaaataatttaattacaatataattatttgtttttcttttctgcatcatcagattccaccaagtcttccccaagacatgaccactcccacctagtctgcacctatgcatgccaacactgccacgtagtctgcacctattctgcaagattcccacgcatgcctcacacttgtcacgtttctgcatcatcagattccaccaagtcttccccaagacatgacaactcccacctagtctgcacctatgcatgccaacactgccacgtagtctgcacctattctgcaagattcccacgcatgcctcacacttgtcacgtttctgcatcatcagattccaccaatgcatgccaacactaccacgcatgccttaaacttgtcacatttttgcatattcagtTTACTTGAAAAAgagtataaatagagggtcattcttgcaagttttcatctaccactaacacttttattcagagaactcaggcgaaacttctcatccaccaagcttcttcctacattgcagtcatgtcgcttcttaccatgggccaagaacacagaggaactagggcaaacattgcctcatttGTAAGTTcttcttgaacattgcctctttcgtatgtttgtaattagttttttaaaagtccaatataataattttttatattgtttgtttttaaaggatcccaagaaatttcgtcaacgttcacacccaatgccttatccagacccatggtgcgtaccttacatagagcgtgcgggtttcggtcatgtaatgcatgtcgtaaatgccaccattgatgccaatttcattttggctctgtgtgaacgttggagacctgagacacacacctttcacctaccaactggtgaatgtaccgtcacattagaggacgtgtacatgcttttaggtcttagaatagatggtaagcctgtcaccggaaatgttcaacagcctaaccaaatatgtgttcaaatgttgggggtagatctggtcgagggtgaggggtctgccaaagcaaggggtcagggtattaaattatctagcctacaattgtaccacgactccataactttgactgaggaatcctccgaacaagaaaaagtcataaaaacccgggtttacattatgctattgtttgggaacttgctatttcccgaagggacgggaaatagcataaattttatgtacttgagtttgctcggggacattgatagaataagcacatatagttggggttctgcagtgttagcattcctatatagctctttgtgtaaaaatgcacaaaatgagcactgtacattttccggatgtgcttttttgcttcaaacatgggggtggtggagattgtcgaggctagccccagaaaatcctaatgactactccttcccctacgcaactaggtaaatttatgatcttatttcattttgtatatatttattctatacgtatttgtaactaatattatttatctttttttgtttaggttcattacaaccggtctggattacagtcttacccccaaaaataaaattatattttatcgtcaactgttggatcgtctccgagcacaggatgtattaccactaaatcactcaaCTTCTAACTGATTTTTTAATGTCATGCATtctcgataaataacatatttacttttttctttgcagtttatttggaggccatatttgggattggaacatcaacccaaccccgaagatgcagctgtttggacagcaaaaacggccataatgcggttcaccactgtggagatgcaccaaagtgaccgtgtcaagcttcaattcggaatgcatcaagacatcccaggccccccaatgtccatggaaccttggcatctaaaaaaagtcagccaccagtggtatgcccaaaattggaaggaatttgctaaggactttcgaaaaatgtggaaagaccgtgcccactatgttctacaatttccggtggcgcccaacgaaatgaagccgacaagggaatatgtggaatggtatagagcaaataccaatccagaaatgattgtgtctgacccgttctatttggacgatccccggatgcaacagccatatttccaacaacaacaaccaccacagtattcccaacaacaacaaccaccaccttattaccaacaacaaccaccacaaccattttaccaacaacaaccaccacctccttattaccaacaacaaccaccaccaccatattaccaacaacaacaaccacaacacatgtccaccccccaaccaaatcaacaatacataccacaaactcaatcccaataccatgaagactaccaacaacaaactcaacattcccaccaccatcaacagtcccaacacctaccacaatatcaatccccatacttccaccaatcccaacacttccaaCACGACAATTTCCcaagctcttccagtcctccacctagccccgacacgggtatacaagaggactaccaacaggactactacacaccacaacaaacattgcactttggccaacccgattcaaccctaaactaccaaagaccacaattcgagggcgcacccagcagtagtcagtttgtcccaccgagacaaagcttcgagggcgcagaggggacccgtctttcctacagcactgaagggacttccACCGAACCACAACGGCAAGCGGCAAGGGGGCGCGTTAGggcaaggggtggtaatagggaagcaccaccaccacgtgaaccgtctaggcgagtaactagacctcccccgtgcggatcgtacaagggaccgcatcatatgtgattaatcatatctttgtaatatttgccttgtctattatttaaataaaaatattttctgtttattatctttatatctttatctttatctttaaaaatattgtctatcatatctttatacatatataaattaattttttttccaaaaattttcaaataatattaattacttataaattatattaatatatatatatataaaaaattaatatatatatatatataaattaatatatatatatatatatatatatatatatataaataaaaaaatttatttatatatatgtgtgaacataaattaatatacttaataaaaaacataaatttataaataaaaaaaaattaaaaaaaaaaaaaaaaaaacattaaaaaaaaaaaaaaaaaaaaaaaaaaaaaattggattgggcataggcgccacccctagtggcgacttgccctacccattaagggtaggcgccaactagggtggcgcctatgtGTAAAAAATGGCCAATTTTGACCATTTgtgtaattattttgaaaaattggatatttttgaaatttttttgaaatttctggatatttaaaaaaaaaattctcccTTTTACTCTTAAAAACATTCAAATATGAAAAGTCTTGccaaataaatatttttaatttgtaAGTTTTAAAACTAAAATACTCCTTTTGAAAATCAAATCAGACAGGCGTTATACATGTCACACCACACAATTATGGTTTGCCAAAATTACCTCGTACCGTCCGTGCCTTCATGTCACTCCCCGGTGATTTTTATATATAAACAATCAATTATACACAATAACTAAGAATGTTATATGCACATATGATTTTGTCATCCATATAATATAATTTTATCAGTAATCTCTAGAGTTTCACACAAGCATCCAATTCATGTCAATGTGGAGAGATCCAATTCTTTAAAAAGATATGGATTCCAATCACTAAATTCCTTAAAATTTTATGGTGTTAAATTAAATACGAGCTTTTGTAAAACTTTCCTATAAGATTCTCCCCTCTTTTATTTACGGAAAACTTCCACAAATCACGCAACCATTTTTCATTCTTTACTTTAATTGAACCCGTCCCGTCACCTTTTTGTCATTGAAAACAAGTACTAGTAAATAATCTCTCCCACACTTTCAAAAGCAATTAATTTATACGAATGAATTAAGGTCATGAAAATTATTACATTCCAACAAGCTAGATGCATGTTTATGTAGTATTCACACATCTTTCAATGATAAGTCTTTACTTAAATAAGAATCCTAGTTTTTAGGATAGTTTATTAAATTGATTTAGTCAAGTTTGTTTCCTTATTTTTAGCTAGAAGTGAGTTGTAGTTTGTTATTGCACGTTCATTTTGTTCCCTATTTATTTTACAGTATTTCACAAGAATAAACAAGTCATTCTCAGTATTGTTAGTTGTTTTCTATTGAATACTTATTGCATCTAACAATATGGCATCAGAGCGTGACTTGAGAAAGATGGGTTCAGAAGCAAACTTTGTTTCAGCGTCCATTCCAAAATTCGACGGTGACTACGATCATTGGAGCATGGTCATGGAGAATCTTCTTCGATCCAAGGAGTACTGGGTTGTTGTCGAACCGGGCTACAGCCAGCCTACGAGTATGGATGGGATGACGCCGACGCAAAAACAGAACCTAGAGGAGATGAAGCTGAAGGATTTGAAAGTTAAGATTACTTGTTTCAGTCACTTGACAAGTCAATTCTGAAGACGATTACGCAGAAGGAGACATCCAAACAGCTATGGGATTCCATGAAGATGAAGTGTCAAGGTAATGTTCGAGTGAAGAGAGCTCAGCCCAATCGTCTACGCCGGGACTTTGAGGTTCTGGCAATGAAGCAGGGAGAATCGATAAATGATTACTTTGGTCGAGTAATGACGGTTGCAAATGACATGAGGAATTATGGGGAAGATGTGAGTGATGTCAATATCGTTGAGAAGATTTTGAGAACACTTAATGATAAATGGAACTACATTATTTGTTCCATTGAGGAAGCCAATGACATAGATCAACTCTTTGTGGATGCCTTGCAAAGTTCTCTGCTCGTTCATGAGCAAAAATTCAAAGGATGTGGAGGAGAAGAACATGTCTTGAAAGTGACTCATGAAGGCTATGGTGGAAGAGGACGAGGAAAAGCTGCTTTCGGAGGAGGCCGAGGACAAGGTAGAGGCAGGGGTTACCTAAACTGGAGTAAAGATACGGTTGGGTGTTATAAATGTCATAAGCTTTGACACTTTCAGTATGAGTGCCAAGCAAATTATGCAAATTTGGATGAATCGGAAGAGATGGTGCTAATGGCATATACCGATACGCTTAGAGGTGATCAAGACGATGTATGATTTATTGACTCTGGATGTAGCAATCACATGTGTGGTGATTCATCTCTCTTTTGTGATTTAGAAAAGGGGTTCAATAAGGTGGTAAGATTGGGGAATTATGCAAGCATGAATGTTGTTGGAAAGGGAAGTGTTCGATTGATCGTAAAAGGAGTGAATCACCTTGTACGAGATGTGCATTATGTATCGGGGTTGAAGAATAATCTTCTCAGTGTTTGGCAGCTGCAAGAAAGGGGTTTGGATGTACTGATGCAGTCAAATATGTGCCGAATTTATCACCATACAAAGGGATTGATTTTCAAAACCACCATGGCTGCCAATCGAATGTTTGTGTTGCTATCAAACACTCGAT containing:
- the LOC127086978 gene encoding bifunctional riboflavin kinase/FMN phosphatase gives rise to the protein MSNCCKINGCNNESNILAVIFDLDGTLLDTERVTRGLLNEFLGKYGKEVNKEREEKKRLGMTQKESAALIVKDYQLSLTPDQFIQEINPLYIQRWRDAKALPGANRIIKHFVKNGVPMALASNSLREYIYAKILYHKGWTESFSVILGNDQVKFGKPAPDLFEEAAKRMGVNAMNCLVFEDSLVGVKAAHAAKMKIVAVPSRGESDCCKLANVTHNSLLEFQPELWGLPPFDDWVDNTLPIEPIHLSGLYVTGSLLETKENVAFGIPDQVVGIYFGWAKVDTDTNFKTLVSISLDLSSVSYKKANVWFIDANTDIKSEQQMQICLVGYIRAWDNKKLGSVEMEKLEEYKSIAKASLDLPSFSSF
- the LOC127083442 gene encoding uncharacterized protein LOC127083442, translated to MRFTTVEMHQSDRVKLQFGMHQDIPGPPMSMEPWHLKKVSHQWYAQNWKEFAKDFRKMWKDRAHYVLQFPVAPNEMKPTREYVEWYRANTNPEMIVSDPFYLDDPRMQQPYFQQQQPPQYSQQQQPPPYYQQQPPQPFYQQQPPPPYYQQQPPPPYYQQQQPQHMSTPQPNQQYIPQTQSQYHEDYQQQTQHSHHHQQSQHLPQYQSPYFHQSQHFQHDNFPSSSSPPPSPDTGIQEDYQQDYYTPQQTLHFGQPDSTLNYQRPQFEGAPSSSQFVPPRQSFEGAEGTRLSYSTEGTSTEPQRQAARGRVRARGGNREAPPPREPSRRVTRPPPCGSYKGPHHM
- the LOC127082376 gene encoding uncharacterized protein LOC127082376, with the translated sequence MKMKCQGNVRVKRAQPNRLRRDFEVLAMKQGESINDYFGRVMTVANDMRNYGEDVSDVNIVEKILRTLNDKWNYIICSIEEANDIDQLFVDALQSSLLVHEQKFKGCGGEEHVLKVTHEGYGGRGRGKAAFGGGRGQGRGRGYLNWSKDTVGCYKCHKL